One genomic segment of Prochlorococcus marinus str. MIT 0919 includes these proteins:
- a CDS encoding citrate synthase, translated as MKEQKSIALKPGLEGVPVTQSAICDINGHEGELKYRGFLIEELAAKSSFLETTYLLIWGELPNSDQLKNFEKEVQMHRRLSFRVRDMMKCFPESGHPMDALQSSAASLGLFYSRRAIDDPKYIYDAVVRLIAKIPTMVAAFQLIRKGQDPIQPKDNLPYSSNFLYMLTEQEPDPLAARIFDRCLILHAEHSLNASTFSARVTASTLTDPYAVIASAVGTLAGPLHGGANEDVIAMLEEIKTPQNAGPYLDKAIKSKSKIMGFGHREYKVKDPRASLLQGFAEELFARFGKDEMYEVAKAVEREASPRLGPKGIYPNVDFYSGLVYRKLGIPKDLFTPIFAISRVAGWLAHWREQLSANRIFRPTQIYTGQKERSWIPLEDRPSSEYD; from the coding sequence ATGAAAGAGCAAAAGAGTATTGCTTTAAAACCAGGTCTGGAAGGAGTACCTGTTACTCAGTCTGCCATCTGCGACATTAATGGGCATGAAGGAGAATTGAAATATAGAGGGTTCTTAATTGAAGAGCTAGCAGCCAAAAGTAGTTTTCTAGAAACCACATACCTTCTGATATGGGGTGAACTGCCCAATTCAGATCAACTCAAAAATTTTGAAAAAGAAGTACAAATGCATCGCAGACTTAGCTTTCGAGTTAGGGATATGATGAAATGCTTCCCAGAGTCTGGTCATCCTATGGATGCACTTCAATCAAGTGCTGCATCTCTAGGTCTTTTTTATTCCAGGCGAGCAATTGATGATCCGAAATATATTTACGATGCCGTAGTGCGCCTAATTGCAAAGATTCCAACAATGGTTGCTGCTTTCCAATTAATCCGGAAAGGTCAAGACCCTATACAGCCCAAAGATAATTTGCCTTATTCTTCGAATTTTCTTTACATGCTTACTGAGCAAGAGCCTGACCCACTTGCAGCAAGGATATTTGATCGTTGTTTAATTTTGCATGCAGAGCATAGTCTTAATGCAAGTACTTTTAGTGCACGTGTGACTGCTAGCACCCTTACAGATCCATATGCGGTTATCGCTTCTGCTGTAGGAACTCTCGCAGGCCCTTTGCATGGTGGGGCAAATGAAGATGTAATAGCAATGCTTGAAGAGATCAAGACACCTCAAAACGCAGGACCTTATTTAGACAAGGCAATTAAAAGCAAAAGTAAAATAATGGGTTTTGGTCATCGTGAATACAAAGTAAAAGACCCTCGGGCTAGTCTTTTACAAGGTTTTGCCGAAGAATTATTTGCAAGGTTTGGCAAAGATGAAATGTATGAAGTTGCAAAAGCTGTAGAAAGAGAAGCCAGTCCTAGACTTGGGCCAAAGGGTATTTATCCAAATGTTGACTTTTATTCTGGACTGGTTTATCGAAAACTAGGGATTCCCAAAGATCTATTTACTCCTATTTTTGCCATCTCAAGAGTTGCTGGTTGGCTTGCTCATTGGAGAGAGCAGCTTAGTGCCAATAGAATCTTCAGACCAACACAGATTTATACAGGTCAAAAAGAAAGGTCATGGATTCCACTAGAAGATAGACCCAGCTCTGAATACGACTAA
- a CDS encoding DUF3352 domain-containing protein, with the protein MKARPFLIGFSLVVLIFLIIFYGIKRQSSLRSPTNIKADFLEIPKAAKYLPKEAPLTIHLNVDPIQFPSYIEAASTQKNSIKANHKATQLRDGLFALAGLDFDNDLSEWIEPRLSLSILETSTEKVDWILALESKSDFNLNDFIENYWRKKSLNETIVNNENYNNITINSGYKQPLGENITQLATALVEDNLILISPNIDVIKNSIDTSIKSVDSQFDDDYLRRQIENLDEGIGMVYASKKGIDEWLGIPLEITSTINYDKLIASFKIDKSDLLIDSIFLLNEKVLPPFENEYQDWKYLINKTKGEVKDIAVINDPFKLINEDNEDPLSKLIGPIFRNYIDKNNNQALRLIADSRKGPFVWLNKENGWVVGTNDAAKESEVNETLLEENYTRTSLSLGSQDIEVWSKMLINNFDTYNKLKTEIPIILYKGNESNWWSKEANALQERSEGEEILLSPQIKRFQELVIKNNYVFHQIFLGSNTAQNELKAWKPWVLFQAFIGHSLQSNLKGVGIAILIPDDNHPQRIHIQGMLAMG; encoded by the coding sequence ATGAAGGCTCGCCCCTTCCTTATTGGATTCAGTTTAGTAGTCCTAATATTTTTGATCATATTCTATGGAATCAAGAGACAATCCTCTCTTAGAAGTCCAACCAATATAAAAGCTGATTTCTTAGAAATCCCAAAAGCAGCTAAGTACTTACCAAAAGAAGCTCCTTTAACAATTCATTTAAATGTAGACCCAATTCAATTCCCAAGTTATATAGAGGCGGCAAGCACGCAGAAAAATAGCATTAAAGCCAACCATAAAGCGACTCAACTGAGGGATGGACTGTTCGCACTGGCAGGACTAGACTTTGATAATGATTTATCAGAATGGATAGAGCCTAGGTTGAGTTTATCTATACTTGAAACTTCTACAGAAAAAGTGGATTGGATTCTTGCACTAGAAAGCAAAAGTGATTTTAATTTGAATGATTTTATTGAGAATTATTGGAGAAAAAAATCACTAAATGAGACTATAGTGAACAATGAAAACTATAATAATATTACTATAAATTCTGGATACAAACAACCACTTGGGGAAAATATAACTCAATTAGCAACTGCTTTAGTAGAAGATAATTTAATACTGATTAGCCCAAACATAGATGTCATTAAAAATAGTATTGATACTTCCATAAAATCAGTAGATAGTCAATTCGACGACGATTACTTAAGAAGACAGATTGAAAATCTTGACGAGGGGATTGGCATGGTATATGCATCTAAAAAAGGTATAGATGAATGGTTAGGAATCCCTTTAGAAATTACCAGTACAATTAATTATGATAAACTAATAGCATCATTTAAAATTGATAAGTCGGATTTACTAATTGATAGTATATTCCTCCTGAATGAGAAGGTTCTGCCCCCATTTGAAAATGAATATCAAGATTGGAAATACCTTATCAATAAAACCAAGGGAGAGGTCAAAGACATTGCAGTAATAAATGATCCGTTTAAATTAATCAATGAAGATAACGAAGATCCTTTATCTAAATTGATAGGTCCTATTTTTAGAAACTATATTGATAAAAACAATAATCAAGCTTTAAGATTAATAGCAGATTCCAGAAAAGGTCCATTTGTTTGGTTGAACAAGGAAAATGGCTGGGTAGTAGGTACAAATGATGCTGCTAAAGAGAGTGAAGTAAATGAAACACTTTTAGAGGAAAACTATACAAGAACTTCTCTATCTTTAGGCAGTCAGGATATAGAAGTGTGGTCTAAAATGCTGATTAATAATTTTGATACATATAACAAATTAAAAACAGAAATTCCAATCATTCTTTATAAAGGTAATGAATCAAATTGGTGGAGCAAAGAAGCTAATGCTCTTCAAGAGAGAAGTGAAGGGGAAGAGATACTGTTAAGTCCTCAAATCAAAAGATTTCAAGAGTTGGTAATAAAGAATAATTATGTATTCCATCAAATTTTCCTAGGCAGTAATACAGCTCAAAATGAATTAAAAGCATGGAAACCGTGGGTGCTTTTTCAAGCTTTCATAGGTCATTCTTTACAATCAAATTTAAAAGGTGTAGGTATAGCAATATTAATACCAGACGATAACCACCCTCAGAGAATTCATATCCAGGGAATGCTTGCAATGGGTTAA
- a CDS encoding rhodanese-like domain-containing protein produces MNQKVPRNITAIDLDKWLRDEPEKPVLVDVREDNEIEIANLPHKVEYLPLSRMGEVAVEFLSRLSSDQSVVIFCHSGIRSWNFGCWMIEQGCNCEVWNLLGGIDAWSEDVDRSIPRY; encoded by the coding sequence ATGAATCAGAAAGTTCCAAGAAATATCACTGCAATAGATTTGGATAAATGGTTAAGAGATGAACCAGAGAAGCCGGTTTTGGTAGATGTTCGTGAAGACAACGAAATTGAAATTGCAAATTTACCCCATAAAGTTGAGTATTTGCCATTAAGCAGAATGGGCGAAGTAGCAGTTGAATTCTTGTCTAGACTATCTAGTGATCAATCTGTGGTGATTTTTTGCCATTCAGGCATCAGAAGTTGGAACTTTGGATGTTGGATGATCGAACAAGGTTGTAACTGTGAAGTATGGAATCTTCTTGGAGGCATTGATGCATGGAGTGAAGATGTAGACAGATCGATTCCTAGATATTGA
- the trpB gene encoding tryptophan synthase subunit beta encodes MTSTIPSQPKDIDLVTSARPSASGRFGKFGGQYVPETLIPALLDLENQAKEAWKDSSFTKELSHLLKTYVGRSTPLYEAQRLTDHYAREEGGARIWLKREDLNHTGAHKINNALGQALLALRMGKKRIIAETGAGQHGVATATVCARFGLECIIYMGKQDMERQALNVFRMQLLGANVRPVTSGSATLKDATSEAIRDWVTNVETTHYILGSVAGPHPYPMLVRDFHSVIGEETKKQCQEAFGRSPDLVMACVGGGSNAMGLFHTFVQDRSVRMIGVEAAGEGVDTPRHAATITQGSIGVLHGAMSLLLQDKDGQVQEAHSISAGLDYPGVGPEHSYLKEIGRAEYVAVTDAEALKALQLVSQLEGIIPALETSHAFAWLEKLCPTLPPGTELVINCSGRGDKDVNTVAEKIGSQL; translated from the coding sequence GTGACAAGCACGATCCCTTCACAACCCAAAGATATTGATCTTGTGACAAGTGCTCGCCCATCCGCTTCAGGTCGTTTCGGCAAATTTGGTGGGCAATATGTACCCGAGACACTGATACCAGCATTATTAGATTTAGAAAATCAAGCTAAGGAGGCTTGGAAAGATTCATCTTTCACCAAAGAACTAAGTCATTTACTAAAAACTTATGTAGGTCGGTCAACGCCTTTATATGAAGCACAAAGGTTGACTGATCACTACGCAAGGGAAGAAGGGGGGGCAAGAATTTGGTTAAAAAGAGAAGATTTGAATCATACGGGTGCTCATAAAATCAATAATGCCCTAGGGCAAGCCCTTTTAGCATTAAGGATGGGGAAAAAGCGCATCATTGCAGAAACAGGCGCAGGTCAGCATGGCGTGGCAACGGCAACAGTATGTGCTCGGTTTGGACTGGAATGCATTATCTATATGGGCAAACAAGATATGGAGCGACAAGCCTTAAATGTCTTTCGTATGCAACTCCTAGGAGCCAACGTTAGACCAGTCACCTCAGGATCAGCAACACTAAAGGATGCAACAAGCGAAGCTATTAGAGATTGGGTTACAAATGTTGAAACGACGCATTACATTCTTGGGTCAGTCGCTGGTCCACATCCATATCCAATGCTTGTTAGAGATTTTCACTCTGTGATTGGGGAAGAAACCAAAAAACAATGTCAAGAAGCTTTTGGACGCTCTCCCGATTTGGTTATGGCCTGTGTAGGAGGTGGTTCTAATGCTATGGGGTTGTTTCATACATTTGTCCAAGACAGGTCTGTAAGAATGATTGGTGTTGAAGCTGCAGGTGAAGGCGTTGACACACCGCGGCATGCTGCAACTATCACTCAAGGAAGTATTGGCGTACTGCATGGTGCAATGAGCTTGCTTCTGCAAGATAAAGATGGTCAAGTTCAAGAAGCTCATTCAATTAGCGCAGGTCTTGATTACCCTGGAGTCGGTCCTGAACATAGTTATCTCAAGGAAATAGGGCGTGCAGAATATGTTGCGGTAACAGATGCAGAAGCCTTGAAAGCTCTTCAGCTAGTAAGTCAATTAGAAGGAATTATTCCAGCATTAGAAACTTCCCATGCATTTGCATGGTTAGAAAAGCTTTGCCCTACTCTTCCCCCAGGTACCGAATTAGTAATCAATTGCTCAGGGAGAGGCGATAAGGATGTTAATACTGTTGCAGAAAAAATTGGCTCTCAACTTTGA
- a CDS encoding translation initiation factor produces MPKGSWREFENTSEKKVSHNSYKTQSKAELPVRVQKTRVGKGGKTVTVITGLDIGELESKKLLKVLKAKCGTGGTFKEGLLELQGDQVIIALNILEKEGYQPKKSGG; encoded by the coding sequence ATGCCAAAAGGAAGTTGGCGTGAATTTGAGAATACTTCAGAAAAAAAGGTCTCTCATAATTCATATAAAACTCAGTCTAAGGCTGAATTACCAGTTCGAGTACAAAAAACTCGTGTAGGTAAAGGAGGGAAAACTGTCACTGTGATTACTGGACTTGATATAGGAGAGCTTGAATCAAAGAAGCTTTTAAAAGTTCTTAAGGCAAAATGCGGAACTGGTGGAACTTTTAAAGAAGGTTTGCTTGAATTACAAGGAGATCAAGTCATCATTGCCTTAAATATTTTAGAGAAAGAGGGTTATCAACCTAAAAAATCTGGGGGTTGA
- the cysC gene encoding adenylyl-sulfate kinase, which produces MTSASEEGLASKAKNIVWHNASVTREAIFSQRAHRSVILWFTGLSGSGKSTLANAVNSALFEKGFATYVLDGDNIRHGLCKDLGFSNSDREENIRRISEVSKLFLDAGIIVLTAFVSPFRSDRNKARELVDTGDFVEIFCTADLKVCEERDTKGLYSKARKGEIKDFTGISSPYEEPLSPELKIPTGTQNLDDCVEEVINKLREMKVF; this is translated from the coding sequence ATGACTTCCGCTTCAGAAGAAGGCCTAGCCTCAAAAGCTAAAAATATTGTTTGGCACAACGCTTCAGTAACTAGAGAGGCGATTTTCAGTCAAAGAGCCCATAGGAGTGTCATTCTCTGGTTTACAGGCTTATCTGGTTCTGGTAAAAGCACTTTGGCTAACGCGGTTAATTCTGCTTTGTTTGAAAAAGGATTTGCTACATATGTACTTGATGGTGACAATATTCGTCATGGATTATGCAAAGATCTTGGCTTTTCTAATTCAGATAGAGAAGAAAATATTCGTCGAATAAGTGAGGTTTCAAAACTTTTTCTTGACGCGGGAATAATTGTTTTGACTGCTTTTGTTTCACCATTTCGCTCTGATAGAAATAAAGCTAGAGAGCTTGTAGACACAGGAGACTTTGTTGAAATTTTTTGTACAGCTGATTTGAAAGTTTGTGAAGAGCGTGATACAAAAGGTTTGTATTCGAAGGCGAGGAAGGGTGAGATTAAAGACTTCACAGGTATTTCAAGCCCTTATGAAGAGCCATTATCTCCTGAATTGAAAATTCCTACAGGTACTCAAAATTTAGATGATTGTGTAGAGGAGGTCATTAACAAATTAAGAGAGATGAAAGTATTTTAA
- the purE gene encoding 5-(carboxyamino)imidazole ribonucleotide mutase, whose protein sequence is MNHASRNLSSEDAEQKALVAVVMGSDSDLPTLEPAISLLEELQIDIDVRILSAHRTPGEMIDFAKKSESIGLKVIIAGAGGAAHLPGMIASLTTVPVVGVPVSTQSLSGVDSLYSIVQMPKGIPVATVAIGGGLNAGLLAAQILSTNDKALQIKIAAYRKKLHAMVVNKDKKLNELGVKKYISNM, encoded by the coding sequence ATGAACCATGCTTCCAGAAACTTGTCTTCCGAAGATGCTGAGCAAAAAGCACTTGTAGCTGTTGTGATGGGCAGCGATTCAGATTTGCCAACATTGGAGCCTGCAATAAGTTTATTAGAAGAATTGCAAATCGACATTGATGTGCGGATCCTATCCGCACATAGGACACCTGGAGAGATGATTGATTTTGCAAAGAAATCAGAATCAATAGGATTAAAGGTAATTATTGCTGGAGCAGGAGGAGCTGCTCATTTACCTGGGATGATTGCATCTCTTACAACAGTTCCAGTGGTAGGAGTACCAGTAAGCACTCAATCTTTATCTGGTGTTGACTCTTTATATTCCATTGTGCAGATGCCTAAAGGTATCCCTGTGGCAACAGTAGCCATAGGAGGTGGGCTAAATGCAGGTTTGCTAGCGGCGCAAATTTTAAGTACCAACGATAAAGCCCTTCAAATAAAAATTGCCGCTTATCGAAAAAAATTACATGCGATGGTAGTAAATAAAGATAAAAAATTAAATGAATTAGGAGTCAAAAAATATATTTCTAATATGTAA
- a CDS encoding N-acetylglucosamine-6-phosphate deacetylase → MYRINNIRLPSPSSIKERALWSILVDQESIVHSIDLMPLTSSRESCISWDGDWLSPMAIDLQINGGLGIEFNQLSGKKVSTLFNLLDKLWLEGVDAICPTLVTSEISQIRNSLEVLHQARKSHSSQACKILGAHLEGPFLSKEYFGAHNSNYLLSPTLENLEKIIEGYEEDIALVTLAPELPRADEVIKELRRLGIIVSLGHSAANSDISSRAFQQGVSMITHAFNAMPGIHHRFPGPLVEAMINGEIAIGLIADGIHVDPKVIQIIQKLVPDKIFLVSDALSPYGLSGEKFFWGEKPLNVNDNVCKLEDGTLAGTTLPLLEACIRMAKWTKQFSTSIWATTVSGRVALGRGKTIQDFIVGKSLNQLLRWHLDSASEQLTWNHAK, encoded by the coding sequence ATGTATAGGATTAACAATATTCGGCTTCCATCGCCTTCTTCAATTAAAGAAAGAGCTCTTTGGTCAATTTTAGTTGATCAAGAAAGTATTGTTCACTCCATTGATTTAATGCCGCTTACGTCTAGCCGTGAAAGCTGCATTAGCTGGGATGGCGATTGGTTAAGTCCCATGGCGATTGATCTTCAAATTAATGGAGGTCTTGGGATTGAATTTAATCAGCTCAGTGGTAAAAAGGTTTCAACACTTTTTAATCTACTAGATAAACTTTGGCTCGAAGGTGTGGATGCAATTTGCCCAACATTGGTAACTAGTGAAATTAGTCAAATAAGGAATTCTTTAGAGGTTTTGCATCAAGCAAGAAAGTCCCATAGCTCTCAAGCTTGTAAAATTCTCGGTGCTCATCTTGAAGGTCCTTTCTTATCAAAAGAATATTTTGGGGCACATAACTCCAATTATTTACTTAGTCCAACTCTTGAGAACTTAGAAAAAATTATTGAGGGATATGAGGAAGATATAGCTTTAGTTACTCTTGCTCCTGAATTACCTAGAGCTGATGAGGTTATTAAAGAGCTTAGGCGGCTTGGAATCATTGTTTCTTTAGGTCATTCTGCTGCAAATTCGGATATTAGTTCTAGGGCATTTCAACAAGGTGTAAGCATGATTACACATGCTTTCAATGCCATGCCAGGGATTCATCACAGATTTCCTGGTCCATTAGTTGAGGCTATGATCAATGGTGAAATAGCTATTGGTTTAATAGCTGATGGTATTCACGTAGATCCTAAAGTTATACAAATTATTCAAAAGTTGGTTCCAGATAAGATTTTTTTAGTTAGTGATGCTTTAAGTCCTTATGGCCTTTCTGGAGAAAAGTTCTTCTGGGGGGAGAAACCATTAAATGTGAACGATAATGTTTGCAAACTTGAGGATGGAACTTTAGCTGGGACTACTTTGCCTTTATTAGAAGCATGTATTCGGATGGCTAAATGGACAAAGCAATTTTCAACTTCTATTTGGGCAACTACTGTTTCTGGTCGAGTTGCCTTAGGAAGAGGGAAAACCATTCAAGACTTTATTGTTGGAAAATCCTTGAATCAACTTTTGAGATGGCATTTAGATTCTGCGTCAGAGCAACTCACTTGGAATCATGCAAAGTAG
- the bchM gene encoding magnesium protoporphyrin IX methyltransferase, producing the protein MSNESQSQLKQAEKEDVVKYFNGTGFDRWNRIYSESEDVNKVQRNIRIGHQKTVDDVLSWIKESGDLSSMSFCDAGCGVGSLSLPLLSLGAGSIAASDISDSMVQETKRRTKFAGFDLDKISFNTSDLESLKGSFHTVICLDVFIHYPQKAAEEMVQHLCSLSKEKLIVSFAPYTPLLAILKTIGQFFPGPSKTTRAYILRESGIIKAAENNGFKVFRKKLNQAPFYFSQLIEFRKG; encoded by the coding sequence ATGAGTAATGAGAGTCAGAGCCAGCTGAAACAGGCTGAAAAAGAGGATGTGGTCAAATATTTTAATGGGACTGGATTTGATAGGTGGAATCGTATTTATAGTGAAAGTGAAGATGTGAACAAGGTACAACGCAATATTCGAATAGGTCATCAAAAAACGGTTGATGATGTGTTGTCTTGGATCAAAGAATCAGGAGATTTGAGTTCAATGAGTTTTTGTGATGCTGGCTGCGGTGTCGGAAGTCTTTCTCTGCCATTGCTTTCATTAGGTGCTGGTTCAATTGCTGCTAGTGATATTTCTGATTCAATGGTTCAAGAAACGAAACGTCGCACAAAATTTGCAGGTTTTGATTTGGATAAAATTAGTTTCAATACTTCTGATCTTGAGAGCCTTAAAGGGTCTTTCCATACTGTTATTTGCCTAGATGTTTTTATTCATTACCCTCAAAAGGCAGCTGAAGAAATGGTCCAACACCTTTGTTCTCTCAGTAAGGAAAAGTTGATAGTTAGTTTTGCCCCTTATACCCCATTGCTTGCAATATTGAAAACCATTGGTCAGTTTTTTCCTGGTCCTAGCAAGACAACAAGAGCTTATATTTTGCGTGAATCAGGAATCATCAAAGCTGCAGAGAACAATGGCTTTAAAGTTTTTCGTAAGAAATTAAACCAGGCGCCATTCTATTTTTCTCAATTAATTGAATTTAGAAAAGGATGA
- a CDS encoding response regulator transcription factor produces the protein MSESQKSELDVLKQPRILLVDDEPGMRNAVQAYLEDEGFDVSTAIDGEEGWQKAQQTIPDVIISDVMMPRCDGYTLLKRLREDERLGGTPVIFLTAKGMTIDRTQGYQAGVDDYIPKPFDPDELIARVKNVVKRQERLLTEAARFADTDVSQMAKQITEIRSMLTQGDASNSKKDSTIPNFTPREESVLQLVAEGLMNKEIARKLETSIRNVEKYVSRLFIKTGTSSRTELVRYALENNLVT, from the coding sequence ATGAGTGAATCACAAAAATCCGAATTAGATGTGCTTAAGCAGCCTCGCATCTTATTGGTCGATGACGAACCTGGCATGAGAAATGCTGTCCAAGCTTATCTAGAAGATGAGGGGTTCGATGTATCAACAGCCATTGATGGTGAAGAAGGCTGGCAAAAAGCTCAACAAACCATCCCTGACGTGATTATCAGTGACGTCATGATGCCTCGTTGTGACGGTTATACACTTCTTAAAAGACTACGGGAAGATGAAAGGCTTGGAGGGACACCAGTAATCTTTTTGACTGCCAAAGGCATGACCATTGACAGAACGCAAGGATACCAAGCTGGAGTTGATGACTACATTCCAAAGCCTTTTGACCCAGATGAATTAATTGCTCGTGTAAAAAATGTAGTTAAAAGACAAGAGAGGTTATTAACTGAAGCTGCAAGGTTTGCAGATACTGATGTAAGTCAAATGGCTAAACAAATCACTGAAATTCGCTCAATGCTTACGCAAGGAGATGCTAGCAATTCTAAAAAAGACTCAACAATTCCCAATTTCACTCCTAGGGAAGAGAGCGTTCTCCAACTTGTAGCAGAAGGGCTAATGAATAAGGAAATAGCAAGAAAACTTGAAACTTCAATTAGGAATGTAGAAAAATATGTAAGTAGATTATTTATCAAAACTGGCACATCAAGTAGAACAGAACTTGTTAGATATGCCCTGGAGAATAATCTTGTGACCTGA
- a CDS encoding cysteine desulfurase family protein, whose product MPEKPLDFDYQSTTPCSPLVLKAMEPYWEAFWGNPSNRQNRAGIYASAAISNARETLASILGVSPELVVFTSGATESNNLALLGHARAEALKNGKPGHLITLKTEHNSILDPILQLHREGFSVTQLSTKSDGLIDLEKLEDAFEDDTFMVSIMAANNEIGVIQPIPKIASLCSKYGASLHSDGAQAFGHLPIKLDRLGVDLFSLSGHKIYGPKGIGALIINKDMPIQPLLWGGDQEQNLRPGTIPVPLVIGLAKAAEIAYKEQKENSLKLSSLRNQLWNGLKKDIPDLLLNGSLIERLPHNLNFTVLRVNGRKLHKELRRFINCSSSSACSNGSPSHVLRALGRNSIEAESSLRLSLGRETTMEEINKAISIISEVIKQLRC is encoded by the coding sequence ATGCCGGAAAAACCACTGGACTTCGACTATCAATCCACAACCCCTTGTTCTCCTTTGGTTCTTAAAGCCATGGAGCCCTATTGGGAGGCCTTTTGGGGTAACCCATCCAATAGACAGAATCGCGCAGGCATTTATGCATCAGCCGCTATATCTAATGCTCGCGAAACGTTAGCGTCCATCCTAGGAGTGTCTCCTGAATTGGTTGTCTTTACTAGTGGAGCTACAGAATCTAATAATTTAGCTTTGCTAGGTCATGCACGAGCAGAAGCTTTGAAGAATGGTAAGCCTGGCCATTTGATTACACTTAAAACTGAGCACAATTCAATTCTTGACCCTATTTTACAACTTCATAGAGAGGGCTTTAGTGTTACTCAATTATCTACTAAATCCGATGGCTTAATTGATTTAGAAAAATTAGAAGATGCATTTGAAGATGATACATTTATGGTAAGTATAATGGCCGCAAATAATGAAATAGGTGTAATTCAACCCATTCCTAAAATAGCGTCATTATGTAGTAAATATGGAGCTTCTCTGCATAGTGATGGTGCTCAAGCGTTTGGCCATTTACCAATAAAACTAGATAGATTAGGAGTTGATTTATTTAGTTTGAGTGGTCATAAGATCTATGGTCCAAAAGGTATAGGTGCATTAATTATTAACAAAGATATGCCTATACAACCTTTGCTTTGGGGTGGTGATCAAGAGCAAAATCTAAGGCCAGGAACTATACCTGTGCCATTAGTAATAGGCTTAGCCAAAGCGGCCGAGATAGCGTATAAAGAGCAAAAAGAAAATTCTTTAAAGCTATCTTCTTTGAGAAATCAGTTATGGAATGGCTTGAAAAAAGATATACCAGACTTGCTTTTAAATGGATCATTAATAGAGCGTCTTCCTCATAATCTTAACTTTACAGTATTAAGAGTAAATGGAAGAAAATTGCATAAAGAATTGCGGCGATTTATCAATTGTAGCAGTTCATCTGCCTGTAGTAATGGCTCGCCTTCCCATGTCTTAAGAGCACTTGGTAGAAACTCTATTGAAGCTGAATCTTCTTTAAGATTAAGCTTAGGAAGAGAAACAACTATGGAAGAAATTAATAAGGCTATTAGTATCATTTCAGAAGTCATTAAGCAATTGAGGTGTTGA